Genomic window (Ureibacillus composti):
TATAACTGATTACTTGATCTGGAGCATAACCGGAAACATCTACCCCAGTCCAACCTCCAAATAACGCTAATGCCCCTTCTTTACTGATATATTGTCTGTAATCTTCGTATTTCTGTTTTGCTTCCTCTTCGGTTCTTCCTACGATTGGCACAAACATTGTAAGAATTTTCACTTCATCCTGAGATCTTCCCGTCTTCTGAATGTCCTCACGAATTTTTCTTACGGTTTCCTTCGCTGCAGCTATATTTGGTGCACCTATAAAAATAAGTTCTGCATTTCTAGCTGCAAAAGCTCTTCCCTTTGTTGATGCTCCAGCTTGAAAAAGCACTGGTGTCCGTTGTGGAGAAGGTTCACTCAGATGAGCGCCAGGTACCTTATAATATTTTCCTTCATGACGGATATCGTGAACTTTCTCTGGATCTGCATAGATTCGATTTAATTTATCGACCTTAACCGCATCATCTTCCCAGCTCGCTTCCCATAATTTATAGCAAACCTGTAAATACTCCTCGGCGATATCATATCTTTCATCATGTTTAATTTGATCTTCTAGGCCCATATTCACTGCAGCACTCTTCAAATAGGAAGTAACAATATTCCAGCCAACACGTCCGTTTGTTAGATGATCTAATGTACTCATTTTTCGTGCAAATGTGTATGGATGTTCATGTGTAACAGAGGATGTCACACCAAATCCAAGATTCTTCGTTACAGCAGACATTAACGGCACAATTTGAAATGGATCATTAACAGGGGATTGAACACCATGACGAACTGCTGTATCCCTAGATCCACCATAGACATCATAAGTCCCTAAAACATCAGCTATAAATATTCCATCAAAGCGCCACTTTTCTAATAGCTTTGCAAGTTCAATCCAATATTCACTATCTTTATAACGATGTGACCGATCATCTGGATGTGCCCATAACCCAGGGGATTGATGCCCTGGCGTATTCATGTCAAATGCATTTAAATAAATTCGCCTTTTACTCATATTTGATTCCTCCTAATTTTTAGTATTACTTGAGCTGTTAGATAAATTTTTCATATTCGGTTTGAATTTAGAGTTTACTTCTTCGAATCTAAGTAAAGCAGAGGTTACTGACACTTCATTGGGCCAGCTTCTCTCTGAGTCATATAAAAATGTAATAGTTAGATTTTTCTATAATCTTATTCCAACTATACCTATAAGTCAAGTAAGAATTAGTTATTGACAAACAATTTCGATTATTCTACGATTAAAAATATTATAAAAACATCTCTTACTAACGAGTTGGTGAGAAATGTCCAATGGAAATTATATGATTAAGGTTTCAATAGACAAACAGTGTATTCCATCTTTACTAGGTGAATGCGCAATCTACTAATATGTTAAGGATATAGAGGAGTGAATCAAATGAAGTACGGATTTTGGTTACCAATTTTCGGTGGATGGTTAAGAAATGTAGAGGATGAAAATATGCCTCCTACATTCGATTATGCAAAAGAAGTGATCCAATCAGCAGAAAAATGGGGTTATGATACTACATTAATTGCTGAATTATATCTAAATGATGTTAAAGGTATAGAAAAAGATTCTATAGAGGCTTGGTCAACTGCTGCAGCACTCGCTGCGGTTACTGAAAAAATTGAGATTATGACAGCCGTTCGTCCAGTATTTCATAATCCAGCTGTTACAGCAAAAATGGCTGCAAATATTGATCATATAAGTAAGGGCCGTTTCACACTAAACATTGTTTCTGGTTGGTGGGCTGAAGAGGCTAAACAATACGGCGGTGAATTTAGTGAGCATGATGAACGCTATGAACGAACAGAAGAGTTCATTGAAGTTTTAAAAGGGCTATGGACGGAAGATACATTTTCATTCGATGGTAAATATTATCATATTGAAAATACCAACCTATCACCAAAGCCCGTGCAAAGACCAAATCCAATTCTTTATGCAGGTGGAGAAAGTGAAAAAGGGAAACAGGTTATTTCATCGCTATGTGATGCCTATGTTCTTCACGGTCATACCGTAGAAGAGGCAAAGGAAAAAATTGATGATATGAGAGCTCGAAGAAGAGAAGCTGGTCGAGAGCCTTTCCGCTCCATTGGGATGGCAGCTTATGTAATTTGCCGTGACACTGAGGAAGAAGCACAAGAAGAATTAAAACGTATTACAACGATAGATGACCTAAGTGGATATGCTGGGTTTAAGGACTTCACTTCCAAATCACAGCTAGAGCAACAAATTCAGCTCCAAGATTATTCTGTTTCGAACCGTGGTCTCCGTCCAAACTTAATTGGAACACCAGATCAAATTGCAAAACAAATTTTGGAATTTGAAAGAGTAGGAGTAGATCTATTGTTATTACAATGCTCCCCACAGTTAGAGGAAATGGAGCGTTTCTCTAAACAAGTAATGCCAAAAGTAGAAGAACTAAGAGCAGCTTTAACGAAAAACTAAAATTAAGGGGAGATTTTCTATGAGTAAAATATATGTATTACATGAAAACGAAGAATGGACAGAGCATTTAATTAAAAGATTAGAAGAATTGAATTTGCCATATGAGGAATGGTTTTTAGATAAAGGCTCGGTTGATTTATCATCTGTTCCACCAGAAGGGATTTTTTATAGTCGTATGAGTGCTTCGTCCCATACACGTGGACATCGGTTTGCACCTGAATTAACAAATGCCGTACTTTCTTGGCTAGAGCACAACAATAGAGTAGTAATTAATGGAAGCCGTGTTTTGCAATTAGAAATAAGTAAAGTACAGCAATATTTAGAGCTTGAGAAATTCGGAATTAAGACACCAAGAACTATAGTTGCAGTTGGCAAAGATGAAATTTTAGAAGCAGCAAAGAAATTTGACGGAAAGAAATTTATTACGAAACATAATCGTGCCGGTAAAGGACTGGGTGTTCAATTGTTTGAATCGGTAGACGCTT
Coding sequences:
- a CDS encoding LLM class flavin-dependent oxidoreductase, with translation MKYGFWLPIFGGWLRNVEDENMPPTFDYAKEVIQSAEKWGYDTTLIAELYLNDVKGIEKDSIEAWSTAAALAAVTEKIEIMTAVRPVFHNPAVTAKMAANIDHISKGRFTLNIVSGWWAEEAKQYGGEFSEHDERYERTEEFIEVLKGLWTEDTFSFDGKYYHIENTNLSPKPVQRPNPILYAGGESEKGKQVISSLCDAYVLHGHTVEEAKEKIDDMRARRREAGREPFRSIGMAAYVICRDTEEEAQEELKRITTIDDLSGYAGFKDFTSKSQLEQQIQLQDYSVSNRGLRPNLIGTPDQIAKQILEFERVGVDLLLLQCSPQLEEMERFSKQVMPKVEELRAALTKN
- a CDS encoding LLM class flavin-dependent oxidoreductase; the encoded protein is MSKRRIYLNAFDMNTPGHQSPGLWAHPDDRSHRYKDSEYWIELAKLLEKWRFDGIFIADVLGTYDVYGGSRDTAVRHGVQSPVNDPFQIVPLMSAVTKNLGFGVTSSVTHEHPYTFARKMSTLDHLTNGRVGWNIVTSYLKSAAVNMGLEDQIKHDERYDIAEEYLQVCYKLWEASWEDDAVKVDKLNRIYADPEKVHDIRHEGKYYKVPGAHLSEPSPQRTPVLFQAGASTKGRAFAARNAELIFIGAPNIAAAKETVRKIREDIQKTGRSQDEVKILTMFVPIVGRTEEEAKQKYEDYRQYISKEGALALFGGWTGVDVSGYAPDQVISYIENDSIRSTLENFTKINLDRPSTVQDVIDAIGIGGMGAAAIGSPEQIADTMEKWVNEAGVDGFNIAYAITPGTFKDFGELVVPVLRERGLVPEEYEGNTFRDNLFGKGDRLPNHHPGKQTKVLQLN